A genomic segment from Geitlerinema sp. PCC 7407 encodes:
- a CDS encoding carbohydrate ABC transporter permease, with protein sequence MTHSASKVRSLPLPSPASAPREQGHGIWTALGLGLGAVAVLLPLGVVVLASLAPPGTPLGEILTPDFWTLENYQTAWQRGQFVLAFFNSTLVALGVTALQILTSALAGYALARLPFRGRRSLLMLILATLVIPFQLLVVPLFLVLKWGHLINTYWALILPTAANGFGIFLMRQYFQSIPVELEEAAALDGANRLQTLWHIMLPLARPALITLFLFTFIGEWNDLFKPLVFTTRPELKTVQLALADFQEQFTSDWPLLMAAVVISSLPVIGLFLLGQRQFLRGIATTGIKN encoded by the coding sequence ATGACTCATTCAGCGTCTAAGGTGCGATCGCTCCCCCTGCCGTCTCCTGCGTCGGCCCCCCGAGAGCAGGGCCACGGGATCTGGACCGCCCTGGGACTTGGACTGGGAGCAGTGGCAGTGCTGCTGCCGCTAGGAGTAGTTGTCCTCGCGTCCCTGGCTCCGCCGGGTACGCCGCTCGGCGAGATTTTGACGCCGGACTTTTGGACCCTGGAGAACTACCAAACGGCCTGGCAGCGCGGGCAGTTCGTTTTGGCGTTTTTCAACTCTACCCTGGTAGCCCTGGGGGTGACGGCGCTGCAAATTTTGACGTCGGCTCTGGCGGGGTATGCCCTGGCGCGGCTGCCTTTTCGCGGGCGGCGATCGCTCCTGATGCTGATCTTGGCGACTCTGGTGATTCCGTTTCAGCTGCTGGTCGTGCCCCTGTTTCTGGTGCTCAAGTGGGGCCACCTGATCAACACCTACTGGGCGCTGATTTTGCCCACGGCGGCCAATGGTTTTGGCATTTTTCTGATGCGGCAGTATTTCCAGAGCATCCCTGTGGAGCTGGAGGAGGCGGCAGCCCTCGACGGCGCGAACCGGCTGCAAACGCTCTGGCACATCATGCTGCCCCTGGCCCGACCTGCCCTGATCACGCTCTTTTTGTTTACGTTCATCGGCGAGTGGAACGACCTGTTCAAGCCGCTGGTTTTCACTACGCGGCCTGAGCTCAAGACGGTGCAGCTGGCGCTGGCGGATTTTCAGGAGCAGTTCACCAGCGATTGGCCGCTGCTCATGGCGGCGGTGGTGATTTCTTCGCTGCCGGTGATTGGGC